The genomic interval TTGAATCAGCTTGTTTTCTGAGAAAACAACAAAGGCGTGCTCGTTTCCACGTACGGCTTTAGGGGCAAAGTACTCGTAGGTGTCAATGGTCATACCTCCAATGGCATCGGGCGATTTGTCCTGTAATTCATTATCAGCAACCAGGGTGCACTTGGCGTAATGTATTACAACCCTTACATTGTAGCCTGTATTCAGGGCTGCCATAAGCTCATCGAAGTTTTTTAACGCCTTGGGCTGAGCAATTGCTGCCGTAAAGGCTGAAAGGGTTATGGCAATTAAAATGCTTACACGTTTCATATTTTGTTTGTTTAAGTTCTTATCCGATTTAGTAACTGGTGTTAAAATAATTACTTGACACTAAAATAGTTTCTTATTTTTTTATTCTAAACTTTGTTTTCAAACAATCGCCCCTGCCAGGTGTCGCGTTTTTCGAGCACATTTTCAAATGCAATCATCAGCTGGTCGGTTCTCAGGTTGCCCCAGGGTGGAACTGCCAGGTAGCGGGGTGGCGCTTCGCCAGTAAAACGTTCAATTACAAAGTTAGGGTTTAACCGCTCAATAAAATCGGCAAGAAAGTTAAAGTATTCGTCCATGCTGAACAGCATGAACCATTCAGGATTGGTTGTGTACTGCTGCTCCATAATTGTTCCCTTGATTATTTGCAGCTGATGAAATTTTACGGTGTGTAAGGGTAACTTTGAAATAATATCGGCTTCGGCAAGCATTTGCTCCTGGGTTTCGCCGGGTAGGCCAAAGATGAAGTGGGCTCCTACGCGTATTCCGCGTTTACTTGTTTCGTTAATAGCCCAAACCGATTGTTCAAAGGTATGCCCGCGATTAATAAGTTGCAAGGTCCTGTTGTAGCAGCTTTCCACTCCGTATTCAAGGGCAATGTAGTATTTGCTGTTGAGCTGCTGAAAGTAGTCAAGTTTAGCTTCATCCACACAGTCGGGGCGAGTTCCAATCACTAACCCAATAATCTTAGGGTGCGAAAGGGCTTCGCTGTAAAGCGCCCTTAACTTCTCCAATGGGGCATAGGTATTTGAGTAGGCCTGGAAGTATGCCAGGTATCGGTCGGCCCTCCTGTAACGCACTGCATGGAACTCAATCCCCTCCTCAATTTGCTGGGTAATCGATTTTTGTGGTGTGCAGTAGCTGGGGTTAAAGGCATCGTTGTTGCAGTAGGTGCAGCCTCCCAGGCCAACAGTGCCATCGCGGTTTGGGCAGGTGAAGCCTGCATCAATGGTTAACTTTTGAACCCTGCCCCCAAACTCCCTCTTAAAGTAGCCCGAGTAACTATTGTATCGGCGTGTGTCGCCCCAGGGGTAAACTTTAGTCATGTTTATAGCAAATAACCTGATAAAGATAGAAAAACCTTGCCAAACAAAAAAAAGGCCGGCATTGCCGGCCTTCAGGTATTTGGCGTAATCATTAAATCTTTGCAAGCTCCTGGTCGAGCAGGGTACGGATTTCCTCCGACGATGGACGGGGTGCATTGGGGTTGATAATTTTACCATCGGCACCAATTAACACAAAGGTTGGGATTCCTTTAATCTGGTAATTCTTGGCGGCATCGGAACTCCAGGCACCATCGGCATGTAGCTGAACGCCACCCAATTTCTTTTCGGTTACCATTTTACGCCAGGCATCCATGTCGTCGTCGAGCGATATCTTCACAAAAACAATCTTTTTCCCCTTGTAGTCTTTTTCCAGTTTGTCCAGGTGAGGAATCTCGCCGCGGCATGGGCCGCACCAGGTTGCCCAAAAGTCAATGTAAACCAGTTTGCCATTGAAGTCGGAAAGTGACACTGACTTGCCGTTTATATCGTTGTAGGTAAAAGTGGGGGCGCTGTTACCCGGGGCAATCTTTAGCTTTTCGTTGTAAACCGATTGAACCTCCTGTTTGTAAACAGGTGTGGTACAGGCAGCAAGGTAGTTGTTGCAAATATCGTTCAGCTTCCAGAATTCACCAAACTGAATCTCTTCCATTAGGTACTGTTTCTTAACGTAATCCCTGATTTTAGGATTTGTGAAAATGCTGTCGATCATGCTGAAAATAGCAGGAAGACGTTCTTGTGCAGGTTTCGACGATAGTTCCTTGAAGTTCTGAGCCTTTTGAATTCTGAGCTGTGCGTATGTTTCAACAAGCGAAGCGTACTCGTCGTAACTCAGGTGTTCGCCGTTGTTCATGTCCACATTGTCAAAGAATGAGTAATCGGCGCTGTCGGGGTTAAATTCTTCGCCCGATAGGTAGGCCGAGTATTCGGGGTATTGGCTACGTAAGCGTAGCATGAAGTAGCGAACCCGGTTGGCCTCCATCTCAGCAAAGTTTTTGCTTTTGGCCTTTAACGAATCGGTTTTCTGGAATAATTCCTTGCTTATGGAATCAATCTTTAATCCAAATTCGTTGAGGTTTAGCGAGAAAAGGTCGCGCCAACCGCGGAAAATATTTTGAAGTTCCTTGCTGCGTGAGCGTAGGTTTTGGTTCAGTTCGCTGTTGCTTCCACTGAAGCTAATGCCATCGGCATTGTTGGCGTCAACCTCAAAGTAACTGCTATCGCCGGGTTCAAGGTAAAGGGTTGTTTGTATTCGGCCCGATCTAACTTTGAGCATCGCAGGATTGGCCAGGTTTACCTTATGAACAAAAAGCCCATTTTCATTTAGGGATATGGTATCAATAGCATCGGGGCTAATAACAATTACCTTGTTGTCGGTACCATTTGTGTATCGACCAGCAAGTGTGGTCGGTTTTGGCTCCTTTGAGCCACATGCAACCATAGCGGGTATGGTTAAATAGATTAAATACTTTCGCATTGTTAAACTGGTTTTGGTTAGTATTTAGCTAATTGATTGGTAAAGTTATTCATAATTACCGGATTTTTGACTTATACCTCCTCGTGTCGGTTTAATTGGAAATACCATAAATATCCCTTCACCCTTTCGTAGCCCATGCTTAGTAGTAGTTCTTTGTACTGCTCAACCTGTTTGCGGTGTTTTGGGGTTGCTAATCCAAATTTAAAATCGATAATTACAGCTTGGTTATCGCCAATAAGAACTCGGTCGGGGCGGTAAATATTGCCATCGGTGTTTACTATCGATGCCTCGTTTTTCACTTCCCAGGTGCTGCTGAACCACTGTTTGTAGGGTTCACTGTTTATCATCGATATTAAGCTGTTGTGGACATTTTGCCTTTGGTTTGCAGTAATGTACCCATTCTGAACAGCCCAATCCATGGCTTCATCCAAATCGTCAAGGGTGATAATTTTCGATAGAATGGCATGCATGGCAATACCGTGCTGCAAATCGCCCTTTTGGTCTATTTCGCCCGAATCCACTTTGAACTGCCGGGCAATTTTCCCACGCATGGGGTTGATTGGGTAATGTTTAATAAGTTTTGTTTCTTCGCCTTTACCTTCGGTTGAGCCTGCTTTGTTTGTAGACTTTTGACCATATGTGAAAGCTACCTTTTTCCCATCAACTACCTTTTGCGGACTTATGCTTGAGCTGTTTGGCAAAAACTTCAGAAAGCTGTTTTGGTCTACAATTTCTTGTGCTTTACTTGCTTCAACTTCAGCAAGCTTTTTGTCGGTAACCAAAATGTATAGCTCATGCTTAGCACGGGTAAAAGCCACGTATTGCAGGTTTATATCGTCTATCTCTTTGCAGAATTGTTCATCGTAGTAATCGGCTTCAAAGTATGTTTGAGCCAATGCCTTTTTTGGTTTTATTGGTAAAAGCGGGTAATTTTTAAGGATTTCGTTAGGTGTATCGGCCGGAAGCTTGAACCACATTATGCTGTCTTGTTGTTTCTGTTGGTTCTGCAGGTCGGCAAAGGGGAATATGATTATAGGGAACTCTAATCCCTTTGATTTATGGATGGATAGGATGTTGATGGTATTTTCGGTTTCGGCCATAAAAAGACGTTTACCTTTTCCGTCCTGCTCGTACCACTCAATAAACCGACTTAGCGAAGAAGTGCCCCTGTACGAAAAGTCAATAGCATACTCATGCAGTAGCGATAGGTAGGGTAGGTGGTCATTAATATCGATATCTTGGTCATGGAAGTACTTTTGAATTATTGCTTCAACCATATAACCCAAAGGGTAGAATCGGATAGAGCTCAGCCAATCAAAGGTATCGTCACTATCGGGAAGGAAGATACTTGGCCAGTGGATGGTTGCGTGTTGATTTTTAAGCAATGCAAATTCCTTGCGGAACTGAGCCACGGCAAGGGTGTCCTTTGGGTTTAGGGCGATTTTAAGTGCAGCAACGCACAGCCTTACTGCAGCCGATGAGTTCAGTATTAGCGCATCCTGCGAAACTATTTTGATAAACCCCGATAGCTGGGTGTCACTCTTGCTTAGCTGAAGCAGGAGTTCGGCTAGCTGTCTTCCTTGCTCGTTTTTGCGCACCAAAAAGGCAATATCGCCTGCCCTGTATCCCCTGTCTTTCAAATCAACAAGTATATTTCTAATGTGATTTGTAAAGTAATCGTTGGCTTCATCGGTCTTTGGTGGCATAAAAGCTACCTCTACATAGCCTTCCGGCTCAAGTTTCTTTACCTCCTGCTTAACGTCGGAATAGAGGTTTTTTAGGTTGAAGGCTGGGTTTTGTGGATTGATAGTATTTTCCCATTCGTTGATTTCGATGGCTTTTTGAAAGAAATGGTTGTTGAATTCAACAATCGTTCTTGCGCTCCGGTAGTTAACTGTTAGCTGCTTAACCTGTGGGTAAAACTGTCGCTCGGCCTCAATTCCGGCCATAATACGCCAATCGCTGTTGCGCCAACGGTAAATTGATTGTTTAACATCGCCTACCACCATGCTAAGTCCGCTGCTCCCTAAGCTGTCGGCAATGAGTGGTTCAAAGTTGCGCCACTGCAGCTGCGATGTGTCCTGAAACTCATCGAGCATGTAGCTGGTGTATTTAGTTCCAATCTTTTCGTAGATGAAAGGGGTGTCCGTTTGCGAAACAAACTCCTTGAGCAACGCACTACTGTCCGATAGGAGCATTACGCCATCGTCGTTAAGCTTTTCCCTGAGCTTTTTGTAAAGCTCGTTGATGATGTAAAGCGTTGAAATGTTTTCATTTATTGCCAGGGCGGTATTGTATAACCTGTAGTTGTAGTTAAGGTAGCTATAGAGCTCACGGTATTGGGGCATCAGCTGTTGCTCAACAAAGCCCTTAAGCATACTTATTTTTTCCTTGGTCAGCCAAACCGATATATCGGAAAGCGCATCTTCCGCAATGCTTTTAAGTTCAATAGGTGTAAGTCGTTTTAGCTCCGCAAGCTTTGCTATCACTGGTATAATTCCGCCTTTTTTCTTGAAAAAATCGCTGTAGTTGTCTTGGTTAATACCATCTATGCCAGAGCTGTAGATTTGTTCAAGCAATTTTCCTGCAGGTGTTTTAATACCATGGTATATTTCGGAGATAATTCGGTTTACCTCTGCTTTAAGCGCATTGAGCGTTTCCTTGTTGTGCATTAGTTCCCGTTCCTCGGAGCTGAGTAGCTTGTAGCGCTCATGGAATAGCATGTTGCCCAGGTTGATGAGGTCGTTTTGAATGTTGGGCGATTTGTTCTCGTCAAGCCTCTCCTCAATCAACCTTTTCACATGGTTAAATAGTTCGGGGTGTTTGGTAAGCTCATCGAGCAGCGTATCGGAAGCCTTCTCAATATAGGGCTTGTGTTCCAGAACCAGTTCATTGTTTCCGTGTTGGCCTAGTTCCCAGAGCAGGTTTTGGATTATGCGTTGCACAAAACTATCGATGGTGCTTATGCTGAACATTGAGTAATCGTGTAGAATGTTGGAAAGCGCTACCTCCGCGCGACTTCTTATTTTATCCTCGTTGAAGTCTGTTTCGGCTTTAAGGGTTTGCAGCAAATCTGGTTCTTCACTCTTTTTCAGCTTGTAAAGTTTTTCAATAATTCGACCTTTCATTTCGGCAGTGGCCTTGTTGGTGAATGTAACCGCAAGTATTTCGCGGTAAGCCTGCGGATTTTCAATGAGCATTTTGATGTATTCGGCTACAAGTCGATATGTTTTACCCGAACCCGCCGATGCTTTATAAACCAATAAACCTGCCATATGTGAAAAGAAAATTGAATTTGGAGTTTAGATTTAGGAGTTACAGAAAATTATTCATTAATCAGTTTTTTAATATCCTCTAACTTCCTCATGTTCTTTGTTCCTTAGTGTAATGGTTAACGAATCTCTTTTAGCTATTCACTTTTTCTAATCCTTTTCAAATATAAAAAAAGCCGCCCAAAAGTAGGCGGCTTGTCAGAAAAATACTCGGAAATTATCGGAAAACCAATATGTCGTCGCCAAAGTAGTCAACGGTTATGGTTTGTTCCTTGTTTATAGTTCCAGCCAGCAACTGTTTGGAGAGTTCGTTAAGGATTTTCTTTTGCATTACCCGCTTAATGGGGCGTGCTCCGTAAACTGGGTCGAATCCTATATCGGTTATCCATTCCACTGCGCTCTCACTAATTTCAATGCCTACGCCATTTTGAGCAAGCATCTGCTTGATTCGTTCAAACTGCAACAGAACAATCTGCTTTATTTCCTCACGGTTAAGCGGAGTGAACATTATTATCTCGTCCACACGGTTAAGGAATTCGGGCCTGATGCTCTGCTTGAGCAGCTCAAATACCTGGTTGCGGGTTCGCTCAAATACTTGTTCAGCATTGCTCTTGCTAAGCTGAGCGTAGTTCTCCTGGATAATATGCGAACCAATGTTCGATGTCATAATGATGATAGTGTTCCTGAAGTCGACCGTGCGGCCCTTGTTATCGGTAAGCCTACCATCGTCGAGTACCTGAAGCAGGATGTTGAACACATCGGGGTGGGCTTTCTCAATTTCATCGAGCAGAACCACCGAGTAGGGTTTGTGCCTTACCGCTTCAGTGAGCTGGCCTCCCTCATCGTAGCCAACATACCCTGGAGGTGCGCCAACCAGACGCGATACCGAGTGGCGCTCCTGATACTCGCTCATATCGATACGGGTCATCAGGTTCTCATCGTTGAAAAGGAACTCGGCCAAAGCCTTGGCAAGTTCGGTTTTACCAACACCAGTAGTGCCAAGAAATATGAATGACCCTATTGGGCGTTTGGCATCCTGTAAGCCGGCGCGGCTACGTCGAACGGCATCGGCAACAGCGGCAATGGCTTCGTCCTGCCCAACCACGCGCTTGTGCAACTCCTCTTCAAGGTGAAGTAGCTTTTCCCTTTCGCTCTGGAGCATGCGGCTAACCGGAATACCAGTCCAGCGCGATACTACTTCGGCTATGTCCTCAGCATCAACCTCCTCCTTGATTAGGGCAAAGTCGGCCTGAACCTTCTTGAGTTCCCCCTTTAGGTGTTCAATCTCGGCCTCGGCCTGTTTGATTCGCCCGTAACGTATTTCGGCAACCTTGCCGTAATCGCCATTGCGTTCAGCATCCTCAGCTTCATACTTCATCTGTTCAATACTTTGCTTGAGCTGCTGAATTCGGTCAATAACGTTCTTTTCGCTTTCCCACTTAGCGCGCAAACGGGTACGTTCCTCGTTTAGCTCAGCCAGTGTTCTGGATAGTTCCTCGAGCTTAGGTTTATCGCCCTCGCGCTTAATGGCCTCGCGCTCAATTTCAAGCTGCTTGATTTTGCGCTCAAGCTCGTCAATCTCTTCGGGAACCGAGTTCATCTCAAGCCTTAGCTTCGATGCGGCCTCATCAATAAGGTCAATAGCTTTATCGGGCAGGAAACGGTTGGTGATATACCTGTGCGAGAGCTCCACAGCCGCAATAATGGCTTCGTCCTTAATGCGCACCTTGTGGTGGTTCTCGTAACGCTCCTTTAGCCCGCGCAGTATGGAAATGGCATCGGCGGGTTGGGGCTCATCAACCACAACGCTCTGGAAACGGCGCTCAAGCGCCTTATCCTTCTCAAAGTATTTCTGGTACTCGTTGAAGGTGGTTGCGCCAATGGCACGCAGTTCGCCTCGCGCCAGCGCTGGTTTCAGGATGTTGGCGGCGTCCATGGCTCCCTCGCTCTTTCCTGCACCCACAAGGGTATGTATTTCGTCGATGAATAGGATAACCTCACCCTCCGATGCAATTACCTCCTTAACCACCGACTTCAATCGCTCTTCAAACTCGCCCTTATACTTGGCTCCGGCAATGAGTGCGCCCATATCGAGCGAGAAAATCTGTTTGGTTTTCAGATTTTCGGGCACATCGCCATTGACAATTCGGTGGGCAATGCCCTCCGCAATGGCGGTTTTACCCACGCCGGGCTCCCCAATAAGTATGGGGTTGTTCTTGGTTCGGCGCGATAGGATTTGAAGCACGCGTCGTATTTCCTCGTCGCGGCCAATTACGGGGTCGAGCTTGCCTGTCCGTGCCATTTCGTTTAGGTTAATGGCAAAGCGGTTAAGCGCATTGTAGGTATCCTCGGCGGTTTGCGAGTCCACCTTAGCACCCTTGCGTAGCTCAGCAATGGCTTGCTTCAGCTCCTTCTCGGTAATGCCTGCATCTTTCATTAGCTGGCCAACCTGTTCGCCGGCTGCAACAAGTCCCAAAAGGATATGCTCAACCGATACAAACTGGTCGCCCATGGCCTTGCTGTACTCAAGGGCTTTCTGTAAAACCCTGTTGGCTGCGTTGCTGAGATACTGCTCACCGCCCGATACCTTGGGCATGGAATCGAGCATGCGGTTCAGCACCGCATCAAAAGTGCCCGGGTTTACCCCCAGCTTACGGAGCAGGAATCCGGTAATGTTTTCGCCCTCATCAAGTATTGCGCGGAGCAGATGGGCTGGCTCCACAGCCTGATGGCTGTAACCCTGCGCAATTTCAACGGCTTTTTGTATTACCTCCTGCGATTTAATTGTAAAATTATTTAAATTCATACCTAACTCCTTTCTTTTCGCTTTTCTTTAATCAAAAGGAGAGCATCAAAAGGTTTGCCGTTGATTAAAATGCGCCAATATGACCGAATTTAATGGGTTTGAAATGTCAAAATGACGCTATGTGTTATCTTTTACACTGGTGGCGGTAGTTTGGTAAGGGTAAGTTTTGTAAAAATATTATATGCTACGCATTTTACCGTTTGTAATGGAGCGGAATGAGTCGGAATAACAGAATATTAAGAAGTTAGAGGAAGTTAGAAGAACTTAGAAGAAGTTAGAAAAAAGTTAGAGTAAGTTAGAAGAACTTAGAGGAAGTTAGAAGAAGTTAGAGGAAGTTAGAGGAATTTTTTAGTCCGTTAAACGTGAACCGTGAGCCGTTAACCGTTAAGCGGTGTCTAGTCCTGATATACGGGATAGGCAGTATTGAGAAATCTCATTAAAAAGTGAATGAAGGTACAAAGTGATGCTTCGGCTAGGCTCAGCATGACATCAGGGCTAAATTCTCTTCTGCTAACAACCATCAACCATCAACTATCAACTAAACTGGTGTCACAGAGTTACACAGCGTAACACGGTGTTGCACAGAGCGTATGACGTGGCATTCTCGAACAACGAACAACGAACAACGCTTCCAGCCCCTAGGGGCTTAATATTTGTATCTCCATGGCCACTCCCTCACGAGCAGCGATGCACACAATGACATTCCAAAGTTCAATACTGAAACATTGCATCGCAAAGGAAAAAAACATTGTTCACGCACGCGTTTGAAAACGCATACGACATACGCTACTCCGCACGGTAACTATCAGTAAATGTAGTAAAAATCCCTTCTTTCAGGCAAGTGAAAAAACTTTTTTATGTCCTGCTGACGGTTGCGTGTATGAAACGTTTGGCATTTCGAAGCGATTTCCTATCAAGTTACAACTACTTTTGATACGAGCTGAAACTCTCAATAAACCACTGACTGCTAAATGTTTTATACACGTTGTTAGCGTTTCGTGCTTTGTTTTCCTCTCTGTCAATTTTTTTCTTTTAATTTTTATTCTGTGCGGTGGGGCATTTTTTAAATTACTTTTTCATTGGGTTGGATTGTAGGCTCTTTGACAAAGCTTTGGCTATAGCGTTGGTTTGTGGGGCTTTGGCAATGTGCCTGCAATTGGGTCAGGAATTAATTTTTACTTTAAATTCGGGAGCTTCAACCAAATGAAAGGTAGCTGATGCAAACTTTATCTCTCCATTTGTTGCTTCAATTGTATTTAAAATCTTTGTAAATAACTCGGTTTTAGTAATTCTTCTCCGTTTGTAATCGACAACGTAACGAAGTGTATATTCAACCCAATTATCATTAGCAATCAATGACACCATAGGTTCGGTTTGTGCATTTTCAAGACGCTATTTATTTTGAAGAAAATCCCATTTTTGTTTTGATTTTTCAGATAAATCTCCAGAAACCTCTTTTCCAATTTTAAGTAAAATTTCACCAGTTTTTTCGTAGTTGCTTCCGTATTGAATCGGTATTTTTATTTCGTCCCAAAGAAAAGGGAAATCGCCAGAGTAATTATAAACAGGTTCTTTAAATACAAAACTGTTTGCAACCAATACAATTCTTCCGTTATATAAGTCACCATCAACCCATTGCCCAGTTTCCATAATAGTCGTCCTTAGGATACCAATGTCCATTACATCTCCTTTAATACCGCCTAATTGAACCCTGTCACCACTTTTGTAAAAACCGCCAAACATTATGGCCAGCCAACCCGCAAAAGAGGCGATAACTTCTTGTAAAGCAAAAGCAATACCTGCACCTGCAACACCAAAAGCAACAGTCAACCCACCTAGTTTATCACTGAAAACTATTGTTACAAAAAGTATAGTTAGAAAGTATCCTATAAAACTTCCAAATTTCTTGGCTCGGTAACGATGGTCATTGTCTTTAATCTTTGAAAAAAGATTTTTCTGAATAATTTTAACAATTATCCAAATAAAAGCAATGCCAATAAAAATTGTAGCTATTTTTTCTACTATCGGATTGAAGAGCCATTTATTGATTTGTTCTTCCATTTACGCGTTTATTGTCGTTACATTGTTGTTACTTTCTTCATCATTGCCTCCTAAATAGGTAAGAGAGTAAAAATCCTTTCTCCGATTTTTTAGATTTTTTACGCTTCCATAATTATGCAACTCATCTAGTAATTTTAAATCAACATCGGATATTAAAACCATTTCTACATTAGGCGTAGCTTCACTTTTTATTCCATTAGACGGAAAAGCAAAATCGCAAGGGGTAAAAACGACAGATTGTGAATAGTTTACATCTAAATTGTTTACTTGGGGCAAATTACCCGTGCTTCCTGTAATGGCTACATAACATTCGTTTTCTACCGCTCTTGCTTGTGCACAGGTACGCACTCTCATATATGCATTTTGTGTATCTGTCAGGAAGGGTACAAATAGTATTTGCATTCCTTGTTCCGCTAATATTCTGGATAGTTCAGGAAACTCTACATCATAGCATATCAATATTCCAATTTTTCCTGAATCCGTATTATACACCTTTATAAAATCGCCTCCTTCCATACCCCAGTATTTAGTTTCGTCAGGTGTAATATGAATTTTTTCGTACTTATCAATCTTACCGTTTCGATGGCATAAAAACCCAACATTCTTTAGTTTGCCGTTTTCATACATCGGCATACTGCCGGTTATGATGTTAATATTATATTTAATGGCCATGTTAGAGAATTCATTTTTAATTTCATGCGTGTATTGTGAAATGGCCCTCATAGCATTAGCTTCAGACATTTTATCAAATTCATACATGAGTGGCGCATTAAAAAATTCTGGAAATACCACAAAATCTGAATGATATGCAGAAACTGCATCTACAAAAAATTTGGCTTGAGAATAAAACTCCTCAATATTTTTAAACAATCGCATTTGCCATTGCACAAGCCCTATACGTACAACAGTTTTAGATGATTGTTTATCAGACTTTGGTTCATAGTAAACATTGACCCACTCCAATAGCGTTGCATATTCCTTGCTTTGTGTATCTTCCGGCATATAGTTTTGTAACAACTTAACTACATGAAAATCGTTACTAAGTTGAAAACTAAGTACAGGATCATATATTTCTTTTTGTTTTACTTTTTGTATATACTCTTTTGGGGTTAGTTCGGAATAATACTTTTGATAGCTAGGTATTCTTCCTCCGAAAACTATTCGTTTTAGATTTAACTTTTCACATAATTCTTTCCTGGCATCATACAATCTTCTCCCTAATCTTAATCCTCTATAATCTGGATGAATAAAAATTTCTATTCCATACAAAGTTTCTCCATCATTAGTATGGGTAGAAAATTTGTAATTGTCTACAATTTCTAAGTAAGTATGTCCTTTTTCAAATTTCGAATAATCGACAATTATTGACAAAGCACAGCCCACAACCTTGTTATCAACAACGGCTACAAATTGACCTTCCGGAAATTTTTGAAGTAAGGCAGTAATGGATTTTTCACTCCATAAATTGCCGGCCCAATTTGGATACGCTTTTTTCATTGACTCAATGAGTTCCGGAAAATTATCTAGTGTTAGGTTTTTAATTTCGACTTGATTAATATTCATCTTTATCGGATTAATTGTTATTTGCTATATGAATGACTCTTTGTGGAAATGGTATGCTGATATTGTTGTCCTTAAGGGCTTTAAATATTTCAACGCGAAGTTCGCTTTTAATATTTTCAACCCGAAAAACTTCATTAGTGTAAAAATATACTGAAAAGATTAAGGCAGAGTCTGCATAATCTTCAAATCTTACGAATGGTTCGGGTGAGTTTAACACCTGCTCATGTGCTTTTGCTACTTCTTTTAAAACTGGCATTAAAACTTGTATATCAGTAGAATAGTCAACACCAACGGTAACTTTAAACCTTGATGATATTTCACTATGCGTCCAGTTTATAACACTATTGCTAGTAAGTGTTGAATTGGGCAGTATTATGTAATTCCCATCTCTACCGAGTACGGTTGTGGTGCGGAAATTTATTTCCAGCACTTTATAAATCATTGAATTTACTTCAATAATATCGCCAACTTTTAATGTTCTGTCAAGTAATAGAATAATTCCTGAAATAAAGTCGTTGAAAAGGTTTTGTAACCCAAACCCTAACC from Tenuifilum sp. 4138str carries:
- a CDS encoding UvrD-helicase domain-containing protein, translating into MAGLLVYKASAGSGKTYRLVAEYIKMLIENPQAYREILAVTFTNKATAEMKGRIIEKLYKLKKSEEPDLLQTLKAETDFNEDKIRSRAEVALSNILHDYSMFSISTIDSFVQRIIQNLLWELGQHGNNELVLEHKPYIEKASDTLLDELTKHPELFNHVKRLIEERLDENKSPNIQNDLINLGNMLFHERYKLLSSEERELMHNKETLNALKAEVNRIISEIYHGIKTPAGKLLEQIYSSGIDGINQDNYSDFFKKKGGIIPVIAKLAELKRLTPIELKSIAEDALSDISVWLTKEKISMLKGFVEQQLMPQYRELYSYLNYNYRLYNTALAINENISTLYIINELYKKLREKLNDDGVMLLSDSSALLKEFVSQTDTPFIYEKIGTKYTSYMLDEFQDTSQLQWRNFEPLIADSLGSSGLSMVVGDVKQSIYRWRNSDWRIMAGIEAERQFYPQVKQLTVNYRSARTIVEFNNHFFQKAIEINEWENTINPQNPAFNLKNLYSDVKQEVKKLEPEGYVEVAFMPPKTDEANDYFTNHIRNILVDLKDRGYRAGDIAFLVRKNEQGRQLAELLLQLSKSDTQLSGFIKIVSQDALILNSSAAVRLCVAALKIALNPKDTLAVAQFRKEFALLKNQHATIHWPSIFLPDSDDTFDWLSSIRFYPLGYMVEAIIQKYFHDQDIDINDHLPYLSLLHEYAIDFSYRGTSSLSRFIEWYEQDGKGKRLFMAETENTINILSIHKSKGLEFPIIIFPFADLQNQQKQQDSIMWFKLPADTPNEILKNYPLLPIKPKKALAQTYFEADYYDEQFCKEIDDINLQYVAFTRAKHELYILVTDKKLAEVEASKAQEIVDQNSFLKFLPNSSSISPQKVVDGKKVAFTYGQKSTNKAGSTEGKGEETKLIKHYPINPMRGKIARQFKVDSGEIDQKGDLQHGIAMHAILSKIITLDDLDEAMDWAVQNGYITANQRQNVHNSLISMINSEPYKQWFSSTWEVKNEASIVNTDGNIYRPDRVLIGDNQAVIIDFKFGLATPKHRKQVEQYKELLLSMGYERVKGYLWYFQLNRHEEV
- a CDS encoding VirK family protein, with the translated sequence MKRVSILIAITLSAFTAAIAQPKALKNFDELMAALNTGYNVRVVIHYAKCTLVADNELQDKSPDAIGGMTIDTYEYFAPKAVRGNEHAFVVFSENKLIQNPKGKGFVYNYAKFKVEDTGKVKVTVMYLDPNTQEELMSENFFTQFGDSTKEQAIYFYRL
- a CDS encoding TlpA family protein disulfide reductase — translated: MRKYLIYLTIPAMVACGSKEPKPTTLAGRYTNGTDNKVIVISPDAIDTISLNENGLFVHKVNLANPAMLKVRSGRIQTTLYLEPGDSSYFEVDANNADGISFSGSNSELNQNLRSRSKELQNIFRGWRDLFSLNLNEFGLKIDSISKELFQKTDSLKAKSKNFAEMEANRVRYFMLRLRSQYPEYSAYLSGEEFNPDSADYSFFDNVDMNNGEHLSYDEYASLVETYAQLRIQKAQNFKELSSKPAQERLPAIFSMIDSIFTNPKIRDYVKKQYLMEEIQFGEFWKLNDICNNYLAACTTPVYKQEVQSVYNEKLKIAPGNSAPTFTYNDINGKSVSLSDFNGKLVYIDFWATWCGPCRGEIPHLDKLEKDYKGKKIVFVKISLDDDMDAWRKMVTEKKLGGVQLHADGAWSSDAAKNYQIKGIPTFVLIGADGKIINPNAPRPSSEEIRTLLDQELAKI
- a CDS encoding TIGR01212 family radical SAM protein (This family includes YhcC from E. coli K-12, an uncharacterized radical SAM protein.), which gives rise to MTKVYPWGDTRRYNSYSGYFKREFGGRVQKLTIDAGFTCPNRDGTVGLGGCTYCNNDAFNPSYCTPQKSITQQIEEGIEFHAVRYRRADRYLAYFQAYSNTYAPLEKLRALYSEALSHPKIIGLVIGTRPDCVDEAKLDYFQQLNSKYYIALEYGVESCYNRTLQLINRGHTFEQSVWAINETSKRGIRVGAHFIFGLPGETQEQMLAEADIISKLPLHTVKFHQLQIIKGTIMEQQYTTNPEWFMLFSMDEYFNFLADFIERLNPNFVIERFTGEAPPRYLAVPPWGNLRTDQLMIAFENVLEKRDTWQGRLFENKV